From Vogesella sp. XCS3, the proteins below share one genomic window:
- the pnp gene encoding polyribonucleotide nucleotidyltransferase produces MFNKITKSFQYGKHTVTLETGEVARQASGAVLVSVEDTVVLVSVVGSKNVKPGQDFFPLTVDYLERTYAAGKIPGGFFKREGKQSEKEILTSRLIDRPIRPLFPEGFYHDVQIVATVMSLNPEVDSDVPAMIGASAALAISGLPFNGPIGAVRVGYANGEYILNPTKTELLTSEMDLVVAGTERAVLMVESEAKELSEAVMLGAVVFGHEQMQAAITAINEFADEVNPVMWDWEAPAKNEALIAQIRDISGEAIANAFRIRQKGARSEALNAAWAAVKAALITEDTDTLVANEIKGIFKSLEAEIVRGQILSGEPRIDGRDTRTVRPIAIRTGVLPRVHGSSLFTRGETQAIVTTTLGTKQDEQIIDALAGEYTDRFMLHYNFPPYSTGEAGRMGPPKRREIGHGRLAKRALAQVLPSETEFGYTMRVVSEITESNGSSSMASVCGGCLALLSAGVPLKAHVAGIAMGLILEGNRFAVLTDILGDEDHLGDMDFKVAGTAAGVTALQMDIKIQGITKEIMQIALEQAKDGRLHILGHMKEAIEGPQELSTHAPRLYVMKINPEKIREVIGKGGETIRAITKDTGCEINIEEDGTITIASVSNEGAEAAKKRIEEITAEVEVGKVYEGPVVKILDNNVGAIVSIMPGKDGLVHISQIAHERIKNVSDYLKEGQIVKVKAIEMDDRGRVRLSIKALLDNPAAPAAQGDFGLKSGA; encoded by the coding sequence GTGTTTAACAAAATTACCAAGTCGTTCCAGTACGGCAAACATACCGTTACCCTGGAAACCGGCGAAGTAGCGCGCCAGGCCTCCGGCGCGGTACTGGTGTCGGTAGAAGATACCGTGGTTCTGGTTTCTGTTGTCGGCTCCAAAAACGTGAAGCCGGGCCAGGACTTCTTCCCGCTGACCGTGGACTACCTGGAGCGTACTTACGCTGCCGGCAAGATCCCGGGCGGTTTCTTCAAGCGTGAAGGCAAACAGTCCGAAAAAGAAATCCTGACCAGCCGCCTGATCGATCGCCCGATTCGCCCGCTGTTCCCGGAAGGCTTCTACCACGACGTACAAATCGTGGCCACCGTGATGTCGCTGAACCCGGAAGTGGATTCCGACGTGCCTGCCATGATCGGTGCCTCCGCTGCGCTGGCCATTTCCGGCCTGCCGTTCAACGGCCCGATCGGTGCGGTTCGCGTAGGTTACGCCAACGGCGAATACATCCTGAACCCGACCAAAACCGAGCTGCTGACCTCGGAAATGGACCTGGTGGTTGCCGGTACCGAGCGTGCCGTGCTGATGGTCGAGTCCGAAGCCAAAGAACTGTCCGAAGCCGTGATGCTGGGTGCCGTGGTATTCGGCCACGAGCAAATGCAGGCTGCCATCACCGCCATCAACGAGTTTGCTGACGAAGTGAACCCGGTAATGTGGGACTGGGAAGCACCGGCCAAGAACGAAGCGCTGATCGCCCAGATCCGTGACATTTCCGGCGAAGCCATTGCCAACGCTTTCCGCATCCGCCAGAAGGGAGCCCGCTCCGAAGCGCTGAACGCTGCCTGGGCTGCCGTGAAGGCCGCACTGATCACCGAAGACACCGACACCCTGGTGGCTAACGAGATCAAAGGCATCTTCAAGTCGCTGGAAGCCGAAATCGTGCGTGGCCAGATCCTGTCCGGCGAGCCGCGCATCGACGGCCGCGACACCCGTACCGTACGCCCGATCGCTATCCGCACCGGCGTGCTGCCACGTGTACACGGCTCCTCGCTGTTCACCCGTGGCGAAACCCAGGCTATCGTGACCACCACGCTGGGCACCAAGCAGGACGAGCAGATCATCGACGCGCTGGCCGGCGAATACACCGACCGCTTCATGCTGCACTACAACTTCCCGCCGTACTCCACCGGTGAAGCTGGCCGCATGGGCCCGCCAAAACGCCGCGAAATCGGCCACGGCCGCCTGGCCAAGCGTGCACTGGCACAAGTACTGCCATCCGAAACCGAATTCGGCTACACCATGCGTGTGGTATCCGAAATCACCGAATCCAACGGCTCCTCGTCGATGGCTTCCGTGTGCGGTGGCTGCCTGGCACTGCTGTCGGCCGGTGTACCGCTGAAAGCCCACGTGGCCGGTATCGCCATGGGTCTGATCCTGGAAGGCAACCGCTTCGCCGTGCTGACCGATATCCTGGGTGACGAAGATCACCTGGGCGATATGGACTTCAAGGTAGCCGGTACCGCCGCTGGCGTGACTGCCCTGCAGATGGATATCAAGATCCAGGGTATCACCAAGGAAATCATGCAGATCGCGCTGGAACAAGCCAAAGACGGCCGCCTGCATATCCTGGGTCACATGAAAGAAGCCATCGAAGGCCCGCAAGAGCTGTCCACTCACGCGCCGCGTCTGTACGTGATGAAGATCAACCCGGAGAAAATCCGCGAAGTGATCGGTAAAGGTGGTGAAACCATCCGCGCCATCACCAAAGATACCGGTTGCGAGATCAATATCGAAGAAGACGGCACCATCACCATCGCCTCCGTATCCAACGAAGGCGCTGAAGCTGCCAAGAAGCGTATCGAAGAAATCACCGCTGAAGTTGAAGTAGGCAAAGTCTACGAAGGCCCGGTAGTGAAGATTCTGGACAACAACGTGGGCGCTATCGTGTCCATCATGCCGGGCAAAGATGGTCTGGTACACATTTCGCAGATCGCTCACGAGCGTATCAAGAACGTGTCCGACTACCTGAAAGAAGGCCAGATCGTGAAAGTAAAAGCCATCGAGATGGACGACCGCGGCCGCGTTCGCCTGTCGATCAAGGCTTTGCTGGACAACCCGGCAGCCCCGGCTGCCCAGGGTGACTTCGGTCTGAAATCCGGCGCCTAA
- the infB gene encoding translation initiation factor IF-2 produces MVLTNVKQFASELNLSPERLLEQLKNAGVGKRGFDDTLTEQDKKQLLDFLKTSHGARDEGKVTLTRKQTSEIHTAAGSTVKVETRKKRTFVRPEDQPAVAAPAAEAPKAAEPVAEAAPQVAAAPVVEAAKPAAAPVAAKPAEPKAEEKKVEEKKVEAKPAVEAAAPVAPVKQPTLTRPAPTSILSQEEMDARAAEERRQAEFRARQQALLREKQEREARRLAAKAEAAAPAKPVVEVKPEPKAEELPRSAKPTQPRMQPAAAGQRTDAPRGDRPAGQGQRPAGQGQRPGQGGQQRPAGQGARPAAGGAAPARGPAAATTAPAPAGDARPGDKRGPAKKGGNKDWNDGKKGKGLKTRGGDTSNDWKSRKSGGKHKNSNNQHAFQAPTEPIVHEVLVPETITVGDLAHRMAVKAAEVIKVLMKMGMMVTINQVLDQETALIIVEEMGHVGKAAQADDPEAYLADGETIEVAEQISRPPVVTVMGHVDHGKTSLLDYIRRAKVAAGEAGGITQHIGAYHVETDRGMITFLDTPGHEAFTAMRARGAKATDIVVLVVAADDGVMPQTIEAIHHAKAAGVPIVVAVNKIDKQGANAERIRQELVAHEVVPEDWGGDTQFIEVSAKMGLNIDALLEAILLQAEVLELTAAVDAPAKGIIVEARLDKGRGPVATLLVQSGTLKKGDIVLAGTAFGRVRAMVDENGKPIDEAGPAIPVEILGLSDVPSAGEDAMVLADEKKAREIALFRAGKFRDVRLAKQQAAKLENMFAQMSEGEVQNLPIIIKADVQGSYEALAGSLQKLSTEEVRVNILHSGVGGISESDINLAIASKAIVVGFNARADAAARKLAESEGVEIRYYNIIYDVVDDVKAAMSGMLAPEKKEQIIGTVEIRQVISVSKVGNIAGCMVTDGIIKRAASIRLIRHNVVVHTGELDSLKRFKDDVKEVKQGYECGLMLKNFNDIQEGDQLEVFEIVEVARSL; encoded by the coding sequence ATGGTTTTAACGAATGTAAAGCAGTTTGCGAGTGAGCTGAACTTGTCCCCGGAACGTCTTCTGGAACAGTTGAAAAACGCAGGTGTAGGCAAGCGTGGTTTTGATGACACGCTGACCGAGCAGGATAAAAAGCAGTTGCTGGACTTTCTGAAAACGTCGCATGGCGCGCGTGATGAAGGCAAGGTAACTCTGACCCGTAAGCAAACCAGCGAAATCCACACTGCCGCTGGCAGCACTGTCAAAGTGGAAACCCGCAAGAAGCGTACTTTTGTTCGCCCGGAAGATCAGCCTGCCGTAGCAGCACCTGCTGCTGAAGCCCCCAAGGCTGCCGAGCCGGTAGCCGAGGCTGCGCCTCAGGTTGCCGCTGCGCCGGTAGTGGAAGCCGCCAAGCCGGCAGCCGCGCCAGTGGCCGCCAAGCCTGCCGAGCCGAAAGCAGAAGAAAAGAAAGTGGAAGAGAAAAAAGTCGAAGCGAAACCTGCTGTTGAAGCTGCTGCGCCGGTTGCCCCGGTGAAACAGCCTACGCTGACTCGTCCGGCACCAACTTCCATTCTGAGCCAGGAAGAAATGGATGCCCGCGCCGCCGAAGAGCGTCGCCAGGCAGAATTCCGAGCTCGCCAGCAAGCACTGCTGCGTGAAAAGCAAGAGCGTGAAGCACGTCGTCTGGCTGCCAAGGCCGAAGCTGCTGCTCCGGCTAAACCGGTAGTGGAAGTGAAGCCAGAACCTAAGGCAGAAGAGCTGCCGCGTTCGGCCAAACCTACCCAGCCGCGCATGCAGCCAGCTGCTGCCGGCCAGCGTACCGATGCACCGCGTGGCGACCGCCCGGCAGGCCAGGGTCAGCGCCCGGCAGGCCAAGGCCAGCGCCCCGGTCAAGGTGGTCAGCAGCGTCCGGCTGGTCAGGGTGCACGTCCTGCAGCAGGTGGTGCAGCCCCGGCGCGTGGCCCGGCTGCAGCGACGACTGCACCGGCGCCTGCTGGTGATGCGCGCCCAGGCGACAAGCGCGGTCCGGCCAAAAAAGGCGGCAACAAGGACTGGAACGACGGCAAAAAAGGCAAAGGCCTGAAAACCCGTGGTGGCGATACCAGCAACGACTGGAAATCGCGCAAGTCCGGCGGTAAGCACAAGAACAGCAATAACCAGCATGCATTCCAGGCTCCAACCGAGCCTATCGTGCACGAAGTGCTGGTGCCGGAAACCATCACCGTTGGCGACCTGGCTCACCGTATGGCCGTGAAGGCTGCCGAGGTGATCAAGGTGCTGATGAAGATGGGCATGATGGTGACCATCAACCAGGTGCTGGATCAGGAAACCGCGCTGATTATCGTGGAAGAAATGGGTCACGTGGGCAAGGCTGCCCAGGCAGATGATCCGGAAGCCTACCTGGCCGATGGTGAAACCATCGAAGTGGCCGAGCAGATTTCCCGTCCGCCAGTGGTAACCGTAATGGGTCACGTTGATCACGGTAAAACCTCGCTGCTGGATTACATCCGTCGCGCCAAAGTGGCAGCTGGCGAAGCCGGTGGCATTACCCAGCATATTGGTGCCTACCACGTAGAAACCGACCGCGGCATGATCACCTTCCTGGATACCCCGGGTCACGAAGCGTTTACCGCCATGCGTGCCCGTGGTGCCAAGGCGACCGATATCGTGGTGCTGGTGGTAGCAGCTGACGACGGCGTAATGCCGCAAACCATCGAAGCGATTCACCACGCCAAAGCGGCCGGTGTGCCTATCGTGGTTGCTGTGAACAAGATCGACAAGCAAGGCGCTAACGCCGAGCGTATCCGCCAGGAACTGGTTGCCCACGAAGTAGTGCCGGAAGACTGGGGTGGCGATACCCAGTTCATCGAAGTGTCGGCCAAAATGGGCCTGAACATTGATGCGCTGCTGGAAGCCATCCTGCTGCAAGCCGAAGTGCTGGAGCTGACTGCTGCGGTAGATGCACCTGCCAAGGGCATTATCGTGGAAGCGCGCCTGGACAAAGGCCGTGGCCCGGTAGCCACCCTGCTGGTACAGTCCGGTACCCTGAAGAAGGGCGACATCGTGCTGGCTGGTACTGCCTTTGGTCGCGTGCGTGCCATGGTGGACGAAAACGGCAAGCCGATCGACGAAGCCGGCCCGGCTATCCCGGTAGAAATCCTGGGTCTGTCCGACGTACCGTCTGCCGGTGAAGACGCCATGGTACTGGCCGACGAGAAAAAGGCGCGTGAAATCGCCCTGTTCCGTGCCGGCAAGTTCCGTGATGTACGCCTGGCCAAGCAGCAAGCTGCCAAGCTGGAAAACATGTTTGCCCAGATGTCCGAAGGCGAAGTGCAGAACCTGCCTATCATTATCAAGGCAGACGTTCAGGGTTCGTACGAAGCACTGGCCGGCAGCCTGCAAAAGCTGTCTACCGAAGAAGTGCGCGTCAACATCCTGCACTCCGGTGTGGGTGGCATTTCCGAGTCCGACATTAACCTGGCGATCGCGTCCAAGGCTATCGTGGTGGGCTTCAATGCCCGCGCTGATGCCGCCGCACGCAAGCTGGCGGAGAGCGAAGGCGTGGAAATCCGTTACTACAACATCATTTACGATGTCGTGGACGACGTGAAAGCCGCCATGTCCGGCATGCTGGCACCAGAGAAGAAAGAGCAGATCATTGGTACCGTGGAAATCCGTCAGGTGATCTCCGTGTCCAAGGTCGGCAACATCGCTGGTTGCATGGTGACCGATGGCATCATCAAGCGTGCTGCCAGCATCCGTCTGATCCGTCACAACGTGGTGGTTCACACTGGCGAGCTGGACTCCTTGAAGCGCTTCAAGGACGACGTGAAAGAAGTGAAGCAAGGCTACGAATGCGGCCTGATGCTGAAGAACTTCAACGATATCCAGGAAGGCGACCAGCTGGAAGTGTTCGAGATCGTGGAAGTCGCACGTTCTCTGTAA
- the truB gene encoding tRNA pseudouridine(55) synthase TruB yields MSAPRRVKLPINGVLLLDKPYLLSSNTALQRARWLYSAAKGGHTGVLDPLATGLLPLCFGEATKFSSYLLDADKGYRATVKFGEVTTTGDIEGEVLLQRPVAFTLPQLQAAIAAHTGPISQVPPMYSALKHQGKALYEYAREGIEIKREARDVTIHRIDLISFDGTTAVIDVLCSKGTYIRTLGQDIGEMLGCGAHLTGLRRTTTGGFLLENAITLEQLEATPPEARGQLLLPIDVLVAHFDEQTLPARDAERFCHGQAVRAPEKCETMRRFRVYREATREFLGLAEARDDSLLHPVRVTAAPAAAV; encoded by the coding sequence ATGAGTGCACCGCGTCGCGTAAAGCTGCCTATCAATGGTGTGCTGCTGCTGGACAAGCCTTATTTGCTAAGTAGCAACACCGCTTTGCAGCGTGCGCGCTGGCTGTACAGTGCGGCCAAAGGCGGCCATACCGGCGTGCTGGACCCGCTGGCTACCGGCCTGTTGCCGCTGTGTTTTGGCGAGGCGACCAAGTTTTCCTCGTATCTGCTGGATGCCGACAAGGGCTACCGCGCCACCGTCAAGTTTGGTGAAGTCACTACCACCGGGGATATCGAGGGCGAAGTGCTGTTGCAGCGCCCGGTAGCCTTTACGCTGCCGCAGCTGCAGGCCGCCATTGCTGCGCATACCGGCCCTATCAGCCAGGTGCCGCCGATGTATTCGGCGCTGAAGCATCAGGGCAAGGCTCTGTACGAGTACGCGCGTGAGGGGATCGAGATCAAGCGCGAGGCGCGCGATGTCACCATTCACCGCATCGACCTGATCTCGTTCGACGGCACGACTGCCGTGATCGACGTGCTGTGCAGCAAGGGCACCTATATCCGAACGCTAGGGCAGGATATCGGCGAGATGCTGGGTTGTGGCGCACACCTTACCGGGCTGCGCCGCACCACTACAGGCGGTTTCCTGCTGGAAAACGCCATCACGCTGGAGCAGCTGGAAGCCACGCCGCCGGAAGCCCGCGGCCAACTATTGCTGCCGATAGACGTGCTGGTGGCGCATTTTGACGAGCAGACCCTGCCTGCGCGCGACGCCGAGCGTTTTTGTCACGGCCAAGCCGTGCGTGCGCCGGAAAAGTGTGAGACAATGCGCCGTTTTCGTGTATACCGCGAGGCAACGCGAGAATTTCTCGGGCTGGCCGAGGCAAGAGACGACAGTCTGTTGCACCCTGTCCGGGTAACGGCTGCTCCGGCAGCCGCTGTGTGA
- the rpsO gene encoding 30S ribosomal protein S15 → MAMNAEKKAVIVKDFQRKENDTGSSEVQVALLTARINDLTPHFKANTKDHHSRRGLLKLVSRRRRLLDYLKRTDAESYRALIARLGLRK, encoded by the coding sequence ATGGCAATGAACGCCGAAAAAAAAGCAGTCATCGTTAAAGATTTCCAGCGTAAAGAAAACGACACCGGTTCCAGCGAAGTTCAAGTAGCTCTGCTGACCGCTCGTATCAATGACCTGACTCCGCACTTCAAAGCCAACACCAAAGATCACCACAGCCGTCGTGGCCTGCTGAAACTGGTGAGCCGTCGTCGTCGTCTGCTTGACTACCTCAAGCGCACTGACGCTGAAAGCTACCGCGCTCTGATCGCTCGTCTGGGTCTGCGCAAGTAA
- a CDS encoding DUF485 domain-containing protein, whose translation MTGNATHAIRQHPQFATLVKKRSTLAWTLAALTLGTYYLYMLVVALAPDTLHQALHSGGVLSVGVPVGAAIIVFTWALTGYYVYRANTEFDRLTATILQESQP comes from the coding sequence ATGACTGGCAATGCAACACACGCCATCCGGCAACACCCGCAATTCGCCACCCTGGTGAAAAAGCGCTCTACCCTGGCCTGGACCCTGGCCGCCCTCACGCTGGGTACCTATTACCTGTACATGCTGGTAGTAGCACTGGCACCCGACACCTTGCACCAGGCACTGCACAGCGGCGGCGTGCTGTCTGTCGGCGTACCGGTAGGCGCTGCCATCATCGTATTTACCTGGGCGCTCACCGGCTATTACGTATACCGCGCCAATACCGAATTCGACCGCCTGACCGCCACCATCCTGCAGGAGAGCCAGCCATGA
- the rbfA gene encoding 30S ribosome-binding factor RbfA gives MAKAKKGFSRSDRIAEQIQRELAELIRKGLKDPRVGWVTITAVDVTRDYSHAKVFYTVMDENKREITQEALESAAGYLRNGIGRVLQIFTTPQLHFVYDDSIERGVYMSRLIDEVNGNATTVEHDDAANLDAEEGDEGEEGSDKA, from the coding sequence ATGGCTAAAGCCAAAAAAGGTTTTTCCCGCTCGGACCGTATCGCCGAGCAGATCCAGCGCGAGCTGGCCGAGCTGATCCGCAAGGGCCTGAAAGACCCGCGTGTGGGTTGGGTCACCATTACGGCAGTAGACGTTACCCGTGACTACTCGCACGCCAAGGTGTTCTACACCGTGATGGACGAGAACAAGCGCGAGATCACCCAGGAAGCGCTGGAAAGCGCTGCCGGTTACCTGCGCAACGGCATTGGCCGCGTGCTGCAGATCTTTACCACCCCGCAGCTGCATTTTGTTTACGACGACTCCATCGAGCGTGGCGTGTACATGAGCCGCCTGATTGACGAAGTGAACGGCAATGCCACCACCGTCGAGCACGACGATGCGGCCAACCTTGACGCAGAAGAAGGCGACGAGGGCGAAGAGGGTAGCGATAAAGCATGA
- a CDS encoding acyl-CoA synthetase, translating into MSLHSYQQDLPQTAANHVPLSPLSYIERAAAVYPHRTAIVHGSQRFSWQQAYERSRRLASALACHGISKGDTVAVMLPNIPAMLDCHFGVPMCGAVLNTLNTRLDPEAIAFMLQHGEARVLITDREFSFTIAPALALLDKPILVIDVDDPEYSGPGKRLGSIEYEAFIAGGDPDYAWQLPDNEWDAISLNYTSGTTGNPKGVVYHHRGAYLNASCNILDWGMPRHATYLWTLPMFHCNGWCFPWTMAANVGTNVCLRRVDPRLIFELIKTHRVSHYCGAPIVHNMLINAPDDCKQGIAHQVNCLVAGAAPPSAVIEGMETLGFNITHVYGLTETYGPASVCAKQDEWADMDIGGRTERNGRQGVRYTMQQGMTVMDPATMTEVPHDGETMGEIMFRGNLVMKGYLKNARATEESLAGGWFHTGDLAVIQPDGYVKIKDRSKDIIISGGENISSIEVEDVLCRFPGVISAAVVALPDPKWGEVPCAFLEMREGVEGDEAAVIEHCRAHLARFKVPKRIIFGPIPKTSTGKIQKFLLRQQTNAAAAIQ; encoded by the coding sequence ATGTCCCTGCACAGCTACCAGCAAGACCTGCCCCAAACTGCGGCCAACCATGTGCCGCTGTCGCCGCTGAGCTATATCGAACGCGCTGCGGCGGTATACCCGCACCGTACCGCCATCGTGCACGGCAGCCAGCGTTTTAGCTGGCAGCAGGCCTACGAGCGCAGCCGCCGCCTGGCCAGTGCCCTGGCCTGCCATGGCATCAGCAAAGGCGATACCGTAGCGGTGATGCTGCCAAACATACCGGCCATGCTGGACTGCCACTTTGGCGTGCCGATGTGCGGCGCCGTGCTGAACACGCTGAACACCCGGCTGGACCCGGAGGCCATCGCCTTCATGCTGCAGCACGGCGAGGCACGGGTACTGATTACCGACCGCGAGTTCTCGTTCACCATCGCCCCGGCGCTGGCGCTGCTGGACAAGCCGATTCTGGTGATTGACGTAGACGACCCGGAATACAGCGGCCCGGGCAAACGCCTGGGCAGCATCGAGTACGAAGCCTTTATCGCCGGCGGCGACCCCGACTACGCCTGGCAGCTGCCGGATAACGAATGGGACGCCATCTCGCTGAACTACACCTCCGGCACCACGGGCAACCCCAAGGGCGTGGTTTACCACCACCGTGGCGCCTACCTGAACGCCAGCTGCAATATTCTGGACTGGGGCATGCCGCGCCACGCCACCTATCTGTGGACGCTGCCAATGTTCCACTGCAACGGCTGGTGCTTCCCGTGGACCATGGCGGCCAACGTGGGCACCAATGTCTGCCTGCGCCGCGTGGACCCACGCCTGATTTTCGAGCTGATCAAGACCCACCGTGTAAGCCACTACTGCGGCGCACCGATTGTGCACAATATGCTGATCAACGCGCCGGATGACTGCAAACAGGGCATAGCCCACCAAGTGAACTGCCTGGTGGCGGGCGCCGCGCCACCATCGGCGGTGATCGAGGGCATGGAAACCCTGGGCTTCAACATTACCCACGTATACGGGCTAACCGAAACCTACGGCCCGGCGTCGGTATGCGCCAAACAGGACGAATGGGCGGACATGGATATTGGCGGGCGCACCGAACGCAATGGCCGCCAGGGCGTGCGCTACACCATGCAGCAAGGCATGACGGTGATGGACCCGGCCACCATGACCGAAGTCCCGCACGATGGCGAAACCATGGGCGAGATCATGTTCCGCGGCAACCTGGTGATGAAGGGCTACCTGAAAAACGCGCGCGCTACCGAAGAGTCGCTGGCCGGCGGCTGGTTCCACACCGGCGACCTGGCGGTGATCCAGCCCGACGGCTACGTGAAGATCAAGGACCGCTCCAAGGACATCATTATTTCCGGTGGCGAGAATATCTCGTCCATCGAGGTGGAAGACGTGCTGTGCCGCTTCCCCGGCGTGATTTCTGCCGCCGTGGTGGCACTGCCGGACCCGAAATGGGGCGAGGTACCGTGCGCCTTCCTGGAAATGCGCGAAGGCGTAGAGGGCGACGAAGCGGCGGTGATCGAACACTGCCGCGCCCACCTGGCACGCTTCAAAGTGCCCAAGCGCATCATCTTCGGGCCCATCCCCAAGACCTCTACCGGCAAGATCCAGAAGTTTCTGCTGCGCCAGCAAACCAACGCTGCCGCTGCCATCCAGTAA
- a CDS encoding cation acetate symporter yields the protein MMRTLATLLALSASPLALAGPAMAGAVEKQPLNMAAIGMFMVFVVLTLGITYWASRRTRSASDFYTAGGGITGFQNGLAIAGDYMSAATLLGLSSMVFAKGYDGFIYTVGFFVGWPIITFLMAERLRNLGRFTFADIASYRLDQTKIRTFAAFGSLTVVSFYLIVQMVGAGQLIQLLFGLDYPVAVVVVGVVMMAYVIFGGMIATTWVQIIKAVLLLAGGTTLAFMAMAQFGFSYETLAREAVTVHKDGLGMMGPGSMLADPVNVASMSLGLVFGIAGLPHILMRFFTVPNAKEARKSVFYATGFIGFFFLVVCTLGFAAVVIIGKDPQYFVNGELGGKLVGGGNMVAMHLAKAVGGNLFLGFLSAVAFATILAVVAGLALAGASAISHDLYATVIKKGKADEKSELKVSRIAAVAIGVLAIVLGILFEKQNVAFLVGLTFGVAASTNFPILILSMYWKDLTTRGALLGGFSGLISAVTLVILSKAVWVTVLGNETAIFPYEHPALFSMPLAFAVSIVVSLLDRSAAAASERARFDDQFVRAQTGHGAAGAHNH from the coding sequence ATGATGCGTACCCTCGCTACCCTGCTGGCACTCTCTGCCAGCCCGCTGGCCCTGGCCGGCCCTGCCATGGCTGGTGCCGTGGAAAAACAGCCGCTGAATATGGCCGCCATCGGCATGTTCATGGTGTTTGTGGTACTGACCCTGGGTATTACCTACTGGGCTTCGCGCCGCACCCGCTCCGCCAGCGACTTCTATACCGCAGGCGGCGGCATCACCGGCTTCCAGAACGGCCTGGCCATTGCCGGCGACTACATGTCGGCCGCTACCCTGCTGGGTCTGTCCAGCATGGTGTTTGCCAAAGGCTACGATGGCTTTATCTACACCGTCGGCTTCTTTGTGGGCTGGCCCATCATTACCTTCCTGATGGCCGAGCGCCTGCGTAACCTGGGCCGCTTCACCTTTGCCGATATCGCCAGCTACCGGCTGGACCAGACCAAAATCCGCACCTTTGCCGCCTTTGGCTCGCTGACCGTGGTGAGCTTTTACCTGATCGTGCAGATGGTGGGTGCCGGCCAGCTGATCCAGCTGCTGTTTGGCCTGGACTACCCGGTAGCCGTGGTGGTGGTCGGCGTGGTGATGATGGCTTATGTGATCTTTGGCGGCATGATCGCCACCACCTGGGTGCAGATCATCAAGGCCGTGCTGCTGCTGGCTGGCGGCACCACCCTGGCCTTCATGGCCATGGCACAGTTCGGCTTCAGCTACGAAACGCTGGCGCGCGAAGCCGTGACAGTACACAAGGACGGTTTGGGCATGATGGGCCCGGGCAGCATGCTGGCCGACCCGGTGAACGTGGCGTCGATGTCGCTGGGCCTGGTCTTCGGTATTGCCGGCCTGCCGCACATCCTGATGCGCTTCTTTACCGTGCCCAACGCGAAGGAAGCACGCAAATCGGTGTTCTACGCTACCGGGTTTATCGGCTTCTTCTTCCTGGTAGTGTGCACGCTGGGCTTTGCCGCGGTGGTGATCATCGGTAAAGACCCGCAGTACTTCGTGAACGGCGAGCTGGGTGGCAAGCTGGTAGGCGGCGGCAATATGGTGGCCATGCATCTGGCCAAAGCCGTGGGCGGCAACCTGTTCCTGGGCTTCTTGTCTGCCGTGGCCTTTGCCACCATCCTGGCGGTGGTCGCCGGCCTCGCGCTGGCAGGCGCGTCGGCCATCTCGCACGACCTGTACGCTACCGTGATCAAAAAAGGCAAGGCGGATGAAAAGAGCGAGCTGAAAGTGTCGCGCATTGCCGCGGTCGCCATCGGCGTGCTGGCGATTGTGCTGGGCATCCTGTTCGAGAAGCAGAACGTGGCCTTTCTGGTGGGCCTGACCTTTGGTGTGGCAGCATCCACCAACTTCCCTATCCTGATCCTGTCCATGTACTGGAAAGACCTGACCACCCGCGGTGCGCTGCTGGGCGGCTTTAGCGGGCTGATTTCGGCGGTGACGCTGGTGATCCTTTCCAAGGCTGTATGGGTAACCGTGCTGGGCAACGAAACCGCCATCTTCCCGTATGAGCACCCGGCGCTGTTCTCCATGCCGCTGGCCTTTGCCGTGAGCATTGTGGTGTCGCTGCTGGACCGTAGTGCGGCTGCGGCTAGCGAGCGTGCCCGCTTCGACGACCAGTTTGTACGCGCACAAACCGGCCACGGTGCCGCCGGCGCGCACAATCACTAA